From a single Stackebrandtia endophytica genomic region:
- a CDS encoding ARPP-2 domain-containing protein, translated as MVTTLDLTGLTTGPSQVWNAIRLVPLIRDEPVEDLRLSSRLYGEVGGLVKVGPRSGYVSYIPHGFVATWTDDGTPAAAYGTQLSTDPDWLPTTMGLRFHRGMARRQAKDRLRFLPMHLSLEGYLALHFSGPALVWEQWSQQAIRRGLSPRAEEAYVGADVRGLADALRVFEIHPSQCGVMVYVADALATAFVVPHPDDYRALHPTLLLDLYGELIHHYANLLPPVPDFRARIADSDVRSLAQLRSAVDEQEDQWRHFHDSTMAAALGEQVNSVYRMGRFALSRFLPSFRPGLENHIGEAITDDSGAITYLKTFRLSNNQVRRGYLLDRLASNDWHLADTAAELGIGEAQLGLRLESAGFGHLLRQDVLDGYRKQRRVRR; from the coding sequence ATGGTGACCACCCTGGACCTGACGGGTTTGACGACCGGCCCTTCACAGGTCTGGAACGCCATCCGGTTGGTACCGCTGATTCGCGACGAGCCCGTTGAGGACCTTCGGTTGAGCTCGCGGCTCTACGGTGAGGTGGGCGGGCTCGTGAAGGTGGGGCCGCGTAGCGGGTACGTCTCCTATATTCCGCACGGGTTCGTCGCCACGTGGACGGATGACGGCACGCCGGCGGCCGCGTACGGCACCCAGTTGTCCACCGACCCCGACTGGCTCCCCACCACGATGGGCCTCCGCTTCCACCGCGGGATGGCCCGTCGCCAGGCCAAGGATCGGCTGCGGTTTCTTCCCATGCACTTGTCGCTGGAGGGGTATCTGGCGTTGCATTTCAGTGGACCCGCGCTGGTTTGGGAGCAGTGGTCACAGCAGGCGATCCGTCGGGGCCTGTCACCTCGCGCTGAGGAGGCATATGTGGGTGCCGATGTTCGTGGGCTGGCCGACGCGCTGCGCGTCTTCGAGATTCACCCCAGCCAATGTGGAGTGATGGTGTACGTCGCCGATGCATTGGCCACCGCTTTCGTGGTGCCGCATCCGGACGACTATCGGGCGCTGCATCCCACGCTGTTGCTGGACCTGTACGGCGAATTGATCCACCATTACGCGAACCTGCTGCCGCCGGTACCCGACTTTCGGGCGCGCATCGCCGACTCCGATGTCCGCTCGCTGGCCCAGTTGCGTTCTGCCGTTGACGAGCAGGAGGACCAGTGGCGGCATTTCCACGACTCGACTATGGCCGCCGCTCTGGGAGAACAGGTCAACTCGGTGTACCGGATGGGGCGATTCGCGCTTTCCCGGTTCCTGCCGTCGTTTCGTCCCGGGCTGGAAAACCACATCGGTGAGGCCATCACCGACGACAGCGGCGCCATCACCTACCTCAAGACGTTTCGTCTGTCGAACAACCAGGTCCGCCGGGGTTACCTTCTCGACCGGCTCGCCTCCAACGACTGGCATCTGGCGGATACCGCCGCCGAACTCGGTATCGGCGAAGCCCAATTGGGGTTGCGGTTGGAGTCCGCCGGGTTCGGACACCTGCTGCGTCAGGACGTCTTGGACGGTTATCGCAAACAGCGGCGGGTTCGGCGCTGA
- a CDS encoding dihydrofolate reductase family protein translates to MKLTVTTFVSVDGVMQAPGGPEEDRTGGFERGGWLAPFFDEQAGQFMNDTFDKVGAFLLGRRTYDIFAGYWPKVTDPNDPIAGKLNNTPKYVASTTLTDPTWDGTTVISSDVPGEVARLKQQPGRELQVHGSGKLVQTLHEHDLVDEYRLLVFPVVVGGNGRHLFADDGLATSLDLVESHTTGSGIAIHVYQPTGRPEYATVGE, encoded by the coding sequence ATGAAACTGACCGTTACCACGTTCGTCTCCGTTGACGGTGTCATGCAGGCACCCGGCGGACCGGAGGAGGACCGGACCGGTGGATTCGAACGGGGAGGCTGGCTCGCACCGTTCTTCGACGAGCAAGCCGGCCAGTTCATGAACGACACCTTCGACAAGGTGGGCGCCTTCCTGCTGGGACGCCGCACCTATGACATCTTCGCCGGTTACTGGCCCAAGGTCACCGACCCGAACGACCCGATCGCCGGCAAACTCAACAACACTCCCAAGTACGTCGCCTCGACAACCCTCACCGACCCCACGTGGGACGGCACCACGGTGATCAGTAGCGACGTGCCCGGTGAGGTCGCTCGACTCAAACAACAACCCGGCCGAGAACTCCAGGTCCACGGCAGTGGCAAACTCGTCCAGACCCTGCACGAACACGACCTCGTCGACGAGTACCGCCTCCTGGTCTTCCCGGTCGTCGTCGGAGGAAACGGCCGACACCTGTTCGCCGATGACGGCCTCGCCACCTCACTCGACCTGGTCGAATCCCACACGACGGGTTCGGGGATCGCCATCCACGTCTACCAACCGACCGGGCGTCCCGAGTACGCCACCGTCGGAGAATGA
- a CDS encoding GNAT family N-acetyltransferase, translated as MFSIALSDSAKLCPLEPWQAEEFLTHMDRARSNLDPWIPWASRSTDLASARAALQSYADRQAADAGRLFGIWRDGVLVGGVMFVSFNRNTGVCEIGVWLEKAAEGNGLISAAVSHLIDYAFDERGMSRIEWHTSPANERSNGVARRMGMRLEGTLREAFLHNGVRHDTEVWALLPSDRNR; from the coding sequence ATGTTCTCGATCGCGTTGTCCGACTCGGCGAAGCTGTGCCCCCTGGAGCCGTGGCAGGCTGAGGAATTCCTGACCCACATGGATCGGGCTCGATCGAACCTCGATCCGTGGATTCCATGGGCGAGCCGTTCGACCGACCTGGCGTCGGCTCGCGCCGCATTGCAGTCCTATGCCGATCGGCAGGCCGCCGATGCCGGCCGACTCTTCGGGATCTGGCGAGACGGTGTGCTGGTCGGTGGAGTCATGTTCGTCTCGTTCAACCGGAACACCGGGGTGTGTGAAATCGGAGTCTGGTTGGAGAAGGCCGCCGAGGGCAACGGACTCATCAGCGCGGCGGTGTCCCACCTCATCGACTACGCATTCGACGAGCGGGGGATGAGCCGCATCGAGTGGCACACCAGCCCGGCCAATGAACGCAGCAACGGGGTCGCACGGCGCATGGGCATGCGGTTGGAGGGCACGCTACGAGAGGCGTTCCTTCACAACGGAGTCCGACATGACACCGAGGTGTGGGCGTTGCTGCCGAGCGACCGTAACCGATAG